A genomic stretch from Lathyrus oleraceus cultivar Zhongwan6 chromosome 2, CAAS_Psat_ZW6_1.0, whole genome shotgun sequence includes:
- the LOC127123329 gene encoding uncharacterized protein LOC127123329: MAPITTSGNNTTTDETKNDHNKKEDETNSSNSEKSNSSDENNTNSNNSPCSGSKNIKCEICTRTFATEKAEKDHMESHGGKFQCPKCKRCFETTKQREDHLNIGRCKKA, encoded by the coding sequence ATGGCTCCTATCACTACTAGCGGCAATAACACAACTACTGATGAAACAAAAAACGATCATAATAAAAAGGAAGACGAAACAAATAGCAGTAACAGTGAAAAGAGCAATAGCAGTGATGAAAACAACACCAATAGCAATAACAGCCCTTGCAGTGGTTCAAAAAACATTAAGTGTGAAATATGCACCAGAACATTTGCTACAGAAAAAGCGGAAAAAGATCATATGGAGTCTCATGGTGGAAAATTCCAGTGTCCTAAATGCAAGCGTTGCTTTGAAACCACAAAGCAAAGAGAGGATCACCTCAACATTGGAAGGTGCAAGAAAGCATGA